TCACTGTTTTTGGCCAAACTGATTGCAATTAACATCTTTTGTTTCATCCCACCAGAGAGTTTAAAAAAAGATTTGTTTAAATTGGCATTGATGTCCAATTTCATCTCATTTGCATAGTGCATGATCTCTTCAATATTCACATTTGAACTGGCGTGAATATATTTCATTAACTCATTCAAACTCAGTTTAATAGGCGGAGGTAGTTGAGGCACAAATGCAATGGAGTCTAAAACCTTTGTTCTGTTTTTTATAGGATCAAGCCCGTTGATATGAACTGATCCTGAACTTGGATGATAGTAGCCCATAATTGAGCGTATCAGTGTTGTTTTACCTGCTCCATTGGGACCCATTAATGCCGTATAATCATTTTTTTTAATTTGAGTTGTTACATTATCTAAAGAGATGTGAGAACCAAACTGTTTTGTTAAATTTTGAATATCAATCATTTTATATCAACCCTTTTAATCTGAAGTCAAATTTTAAAGCATCAGAGTGACATACATCTATACATCGTCCGCATAGCGTACAGTCTGCACCTGTGACATACTGTTTTTTAATCCCTTTCTCTTTTCTTTGTTCATCATATTTTGCTTTGGTCAGTTCTAAGACTTGATTCTCAAAACAGACATCATGACACACCATACAGTGATCACAATTGTCATTCCATTCAACTCTTAATCCACTTATTTTTCCTATATAACCATACGTTGTTCCAATAGGACAAATATAGGTACACCAAGCACGTCTTGAATAAAAAACTTCAATTAAAAATATGATTAAAACCCATGAAAGAGCTAAACTCCAACCATAGGCAATAAAACGACTCAGAATTCCCACAACATTAAAAGTTTCAAATACCAAATAACCACTTGTAAATGCCATAATCATAAACATTATCCAAAAAATATGTCGAACTCTGTGGTCAAATCTTCTCTCTTTGATTATTTTTTTGTGCACCAAAGTATTGTGGATTTTTTCACCAATTTCACTCAATAATCCATACGGACAGACCCAAGCACAATAGCTTCTTCCTCCTATCAGTAAATAAAAGAACAAGATGGTTGTTGTTCCAATAATGATATTTACTGGCATATGGTAAGTGGCAAGGTACATTTGAATGGTTGTGAATGGATCAATTAAGTGAAAACCTAAGAATCTAGAACCATTCAAAGTTCCTTCTAATGTTTGAATATCAATTGCAAACGATAAAAAGAATAAAAGGTGAATTGAAATGATCACAATCCATCGTTTCATTCTGTATGAAAATTTTGTTTTTCCATCTTTGGTTTTATCAAAAAATGTCGATATAAAACTTGATTTGTTTATTGTCTCTTTGTTATTCCATTTGTCCATTTTATATCTCCTTATTTTAAAGCATCTTGACGTGCTTTAAATTCTGAAATCTCTTTTGCAAACTCTTTTAACTCCTCTTGTGAAAGATTCATTAACAAGCCTTTCATAATGAGATTCTCTTTTCTTCCTGCTTTAAAATCATTTAGTTTCTTTAACAGTGTCTCTTCACTTTGGCCAATAATAGCTGGTCCCATTAATTTTTTACCATTTTGGGTACCTGAACCATCAACGCCATGACATGAAGCACATTTTTTTCTATAGCTGTTACTTACTTCAAAAGAAGAGGTATTTCCTGCTTTATCTCTTAAAGCTTTTAATTTTTCTTGACCAATATCTTTCTCTTTGATCGGTTCAATTTTTGCTTTTTGTTCCAGTGTTTTTAAATCTTCAATAATATGTCCTGCTTTACCTCCTTGGTATGCGGGACCTTTTAAAAACGTATAAATCATTAATCCTAAAACAACAACAGTTGCTATGAGCGCTATTGTTCTTTTCATTTTAGATCCTTGATTTGTTGATTAAACTCATAGATTTCGGTTGCAATTCTTTGTATCTCTTCTTTCGTCATTTGATTCACTAAGTCAGTCATTAAAACATTGGCATCTTTGTTGTTTCTAAATTTCATGATACTTTCATAAATAAAAGTATCATCTTTACCCAACAGTGAAGGACCAATTACACCGTTGGCATAATCATTATGACAAGCTGAACATTTCACAATAAACTCTTTACTGAGCCGTTTGACCAACATTGAAATTTTCACCTCTTCATAAGGACTTCTTACATGCATGTTTGCATCAATTGAATTTCGAGGTTTGACTCGAATGGCAGCATCTTTATTGGCAGGTTTTGCATTGGGGTCATATTCACTTTTAATTCCGTAGTTAAAATAGTAGGTTTCATTCTCTTTTGATTTTTCATTTTTTAAAGCAACTTTGATCTCTTTTGTATTTGAGCTCTCTTCAACTTCTATTTTAAGTGGTTCTTGTGTTTGTATCATTTTTGCATTTGTTTTTTCATCTTTTTTTTCACCACAACCTGAAATCAGTAAAATAACTGCCAGAGGGAATAAAATATTTTTAATCATGAGTTGCTTCCTTTTATATAGTAATCGTCATATGACATTCTTGGTTTTATTACAATGGCAGCTTCATTAGCAGGGCATAACTCTTCACAAGCACCACATCCAATACATCCATCATATACTTCGGGTTTTTTCCCTTCCCCATCACCAATCATTGAAATAGCACTTAAAGGGTTTGGAATAGGGCACATGTCTGCACAAATGGTGCACTGTTTTCCTTCAAATTCATCAAGCTTGTTAAGCAAATCTATTTCAAGTTGAGTGACATTATTTTGGTTATTGGTAAAATCATGAACTCTTTTACTGTGCCCTTTGGGTACGGGTGTATTCGTTCTTGCCAGACATCGGTCTGGAAACTCTAAGACGGCAATCCCCATTTTTATATCTTCGGGTTTTTCAGTTTTATGATCAAGTGCCCCACTTGGACAGGCTAAAACACAAGGAACCGCAGTACAGGAGTAACATCCTCTTTCTCTTGCATCAATATAAGGCGTACCAATACCATGCCCTTTGGCCATATCAGAAAGTTTAATCGAATGATACGGACAGACTTGTAAACATTGACCACATTTGATGCATAAAGCTAAAAACTCATTCTCTTTTACTGCACCAGGTGGTCTTAATCTCATCTCGGCTTGCAAGGCATAAGGACTTATTACCATTCCTGCTCCAAGTGTTAATCCCAAGATTCCCAATGTTGAGAATTTTAAAAACTGTCTTCGGTCTTCTTTTATATTTGCCATTATCAAATCCTTATTGCTTAAGCTTTGGTTGTGTATCTTCCATTAAAAATACGGGTTCACTAAATGGAGCCAATTTTGCAAGGAAGTTGAGTAAAGAGATTACAGGAGAACCATAAAAAAACTTCACATCTGAATTATAGACCCAAAGTTGGTCTGCATATTGATAGACTTTATGCGGAGTATCTCCTATATTATCGCCATTTCTGTCAAATCCTTCATAGTTGTCCCAATAATTATTCACAATCTCATTTTGATGTGTTCTTGCTCCTCTGCTGTCATTTACAATATCTTCAATATTTCCTACAATAGCATTTTGTTTAATTACATTATTCTCACTTAAAGAGTGAAAATGAATCGCTTCTGAGTTGTATAAAATATGATTGTTCTCTATCCAGTTATTTGTATCTGGTTCAAAAGGAGATCGGTCCACATAAACCCCAATTGCATTATAAATAACAGTATTGTTTTTTAATGTAAAGTTTGAGACATCTTTAAGTCCAATCCCCATGCCTGTAGCACCCAAAGAACTCTTTACCACATTCCCTGTTGCAATGGTGTCTTTGCTGTACATAAAAAAGATGCCAACCGAGTTAAACTCATAGGTATTGTTATGCACAAAATTCTTTCCTGCATACATAAAGTGAAGAGAGTATCGGTTGTGTTCGCCATAATTTTCTGTGATTTGATTTCCGTGTGAATACCATACAACCATATCTCTTGATTTTACCAATCGATTTTTTGTAATAATATTGTCATTGGAATACCAAATTCTTAACCCATCTCCTCGAAGCCCCAGAGGTAAACTCTTTGAGGTAATATTGTTATTAGAAATAATCGAGTTATTTGTTGTTGCCATATCAATTCCAAATAATGAGTCTCGTATGATACAATCTGAAATTTCCGATTGTTGCGAGTTTTCTATTCGAACACCGGCATCCACATTTTCATGTCGACTTCCACTGTTTTGGATGGTGAGATTTTTTAAGGTTACATAAGCACTGTTGATGGTTACAACAGTACCTTCCCCTAATCCATCAATAATCACACCATCTTCTTTCCCTATGATTGAAAGTGGTTTATCAATTGTTATTTTCCCTTTATATACCCCTTTAGGCAGTTTTAAAATAGAACCTTCTTTGGCTTTATTAATTGCCTCTTGCAACAAGTTTGCATGACAGAAGTTTATAAAGAGTAAAAGCGTTGCGATTAAAATTTTTAACATCATTAAACCTTATAGTTCATACCTGTTTCTCTCATTGCTTTGTTTTTTGACAGAATTGATAACAGTGAAAAAAAGCCAATGGCTAAAATCACATAAAAGCCAATTGTTGGGTACGAGTGTGTTGTAAACTGCGCAATTTTTCCATCTCCAAAGACGGTGGGCATAAAGGGTTTGATTTTAAATGCTCCCCAATCATGTAGGTTATGACCAAACCAGTATAACCAGTAGGAGTAGTCTGCAATAAAAATTAAAGGAAGAGCTGTTGGTATATACATGAAATAGGTCAATATTTTTTTATGAAACAGAATAAAATAGACCATAAACAGTGAAAGACCCAATAAAGCATAGATACCAATTTCTCGTTCAAATATTCCCCCTCTCCACATTGGATCCATTCCTACGTAGTGGTTAATGGTATTCATCTCATGAACTTCTCCACTGAACCCATCAAAGTGAAAAAATACTGGGATTCCTTCTGGAAAAGCTTTTTTCGGATAATTGGGTGCTTCAAGAGAACAGGACCAAATAGGAAGTGAAGCAACACCTATCTCTGCAGCATTCTCTATCATCTTTTCCAAATCATTATGGGCTTCTTTGGGGGTTGTTGTACTTTTGTATCTGCCTTGATTATAAAAATTCCATGTTTTTATTGCTAAAGGAGATATCTCTTCAATTCTATCTTCATCAATGGCATTTAATGTGCCATGAAAAGCAATCATGGGAAATGTAAATGCAAGTGTAAGCAGTATCAGTGCGAGTGAAGCATAGACTTTTGATTTAATAAAACTAGAATGCATTTTTATCCTTCTTTAAATAGAACCCATTTTGGTTCTTTGTTTGAAAAGTTTTAAAGTATAATTTAAAAGAGTAATTCATACTTTACGACTTATAATAAAAGTACTACAATTGGTACATTATCTTATTGATTCTTATCAAAAAAGAGGGAAAACTTTTTGTTTTCCTCCTCTTTTAATAGGATTTTAGAAAAGGTTGGCGTTTTCTTCAATCCATTTGAGATATTCAATAATATCTTTTGTCTCTTCTTTCGTCATATGTTGATTAGGCATTTTTAAATTGAAGTAGTCAATCATCCCTTTCACATATGGATCATCATACATTTTTTCAGGGCCTAGAATAAAGTTACTGACCCATTGTTCACCATTTTCATGTCTGAGTAATACTCCTGTTAAATCAGGACCTGATGAAACTTTTCCAATAACATGGCAACCATTACAACCGCCTTCAGCAAAAGCAACTTCACCTCTTGCAGCAGCAGCGCTTTGTTTGGTTGCTATTTTTCTTACTAAGACATCTTTGGCTCTGATACCAACATCAGCTGTTTTAACCATCAATTGCCAAATCATATTTTCAAACAGAATGGCTTTTTCAGTATCTCCTGCTTTTAAAGCCTCGTTTGCTTTTTTCTTTTGTTCTGGGATTTGATTGTATTGGTCAAATGCATCAGTGACAAGGTTGGCAACGACTTTATGGTCTTGATAGTTGTTGTCTTTTAAGAATTTTACAACCGATTGAATGACCGCATCAGTTGAATTATTAACTGCAACTGTTTTATCGTATTCTGCTTTTAACTCTTCTGCTGACATCGATTTCATTTTAAGTTTTTGAGCACTGACATATTTTTTATTTGGGTCTTTAACCATCATATATCCCATCATTTCCAAGTGAAGTGCTGAACAGAATTCTGTACAATAATATGGGAATACCCCTTCGATATCTGCTTCAAACTCTAAGGTTGCTGTTTCACCTGGCTCTAAAGAACCATGGATATTATAGTTGTCAATGGTAAACCCATGTGTTTCATCTTGTGCTCTTTCAAGATTGGTCATGTGAATAGTGACATGGTCACCTTTGTTTACCGTGATTCTTTCTGGATTGATATGAGATCGCACTAAAGTTGCATATACTGTAACATTTTTGCCGTCTCGCTCAATTCTCTCTTCACCTGCAAGTGTTTTCCCAATATGTTGTTGACCTGTTTTAGAGTTTGTACCCATTTTGTATCGTACATGAGGGTGAAGTTTACTTGCTCGGATTGCAACTGCTTGGTGAGGTTCTCCAAGTGGCAGAGGCATATCAACAAGTAAATCCATGGTTTTACCGCTAATATCAATTAATTGGTGATTTTGAGGATGCAAAGGCCCCACATTTTGGAATCGATCAATGGCTAATTTATTTAAAGCGATGATATAATCCCCTTGTGGATCCGCTGATTTTCCTTCCATACCTGCTAAGTGACCAATGTTGTAATGTACGTTCTCTTTATCAATCACTTTAAGCTCTTTGAAGTTCCATTTTACAACTTGTGAGTCAACATACAATGAAGTATAGATTTCACCATCAACAGGAGAGTATTGGTTATGCAAAGGCCCAAGACCTAATTCAACTTGTCCATGTAATGATTTTTTCATATCTAAAATAGGAATACCGTATGGATCTTTCCCTGCAAACTCTTTGTTTTTAATCAGTTTTTGGATTTTTTTAAAATCATAAACAGAGGCATGTGTATCGAGTTTTCCACATACAACTAAGTATTGTCCTGTAGGATCAACATCGACACCATGTGGTGATTTTGGTTCAGGAATTAAAAACAGTGCATCGTTTTTAACTGCAATATCAATAGGAATAACTTTATGGTCATTGATGATTTTTACATTTTTTGGATTTTTTGCCAGTTCAGCCAGTTTCTCCCAGTTGTAAACATGTAAAAAGTCCGTGTCATTTCTTGACATACCTGCTTCATTTGGTGGCATACCTACTTCAATTCCACCTGTATACATTTCAGTATTAAATGAATTAGTAAATCCCCAACCATAACTCACACCCTTACCTGCATCTGATAAATCTTGGTGATAAGGAGGGAACTCAATCGTGAATGAATCTTTTGGCATAATTCGACCGATTTTATTATCAAATTTCCACATGGTAACACCACCTCTGTACGTCTCTTTGTACTCTTCAATTGGATGGTAAGCATTATCATATGGTGCAGCATATTGTGATGCTTCAATAATATACTCAGAGTTTGGAGTAAAGAATGCTCCACCGTGATCTGATTTAAAGACTGGGTTTGGAACGATTTGTTTTGTTTCAAAATCTGAAAGATCGATAATCGCAATTCTTGGATTGGCTTTGTCATTAATTGCCAACCATTTTCCATCATATTTTCCATCAATTTCTGACAGTGCTGGATGGTGCGTATCTCCCCAATTAATTTCTCGACCTCTTATATTCCCTTGTCGAAGGACCTCTAAGGAATCTTTATCAAATCCATATCCTTGCCATGGTTCAGGTGTAAATACACCGATGTATTTTAGAATTCTCATTGACGGAACACCATAAACAATGACTTGTCCTGATTGTCCACCGGATGAAAAAACAACATATTTATCTTTTACACCTGTTGGGTTGTAAGTTTTTGCAGCTCTGATAACATCAATTTCAGATAAGCCTCTCTCTTTCATGACTTTAGATAATTCATTGGTAGCTCCAGAAGCAACTGAAGCAGTTAATGCTGTACCTAAAACAAGTGTAGAGAGTTTAATGTGTGACTTTTTCATATAACTTCTCCTTATACTTTGTCTGATGACACCTAAAGTATACTACTGACTAAGTAGACTTTTTTAATTGATTAAAATCAATATCAGAATCAGTTGGTATTTAAGACCAACTTAATCTAATCAACTAATGTTTAATCTTAAAAAGCATTATAATACATGTGGAGTTTCTTTTGAGTCGCTGCGTAATTTTTTAAGAAAATTTCTGAAGGTTATGATTATTTGATCATATATCCAAGTTTTGAAACAGTTTGAATGATGTCCGTATCTAGTTTCTTTCTGAGTTTAAAAACAAGGTTTTTTAGGGCACTGAGTGGTGCTTCTTCATAAATATATAATTTACTTTCTATTTCACGTTTAGTGACTAAGGTACCTCTATGTGCCAATAATATTTCTATAAATTCCACTTCTTTATTTGTTAAAAGAACACTTTTGTTTTTATGACTGAAAGTTTTATTACTGTAATCATACAAAGTATCTTTATCAAAATGTATAATGGTTTTTGAGTTTTTAAGCAGCGTTTTTGCACATCTTGTTAATAAATCAGAAAGACAACTTTCTCTGATGGGTTTTACAACATATTCTACGAGAGATAATTTGATGGATTCCAGTAAGAAAGTTTGGTCTGTATATGCACTGGTGACAATTATTGGAATCTCTTCATTCTCTTCTCTGATCAGTTTGATTAAATCCAAACCATTGATGATGGGCATTTTCAAATCGGTAATAAGAATGTCAGGTTGGTGTTTTTTATAAAGGTTTAAAGCCTCTTCTCCATTGGAAGCTGTGTATACTTTCTCAACATAAAGTAATAAAACTTTCTTAAAACTTTCTCTTAATTTGTCTTCATCTTCGGCTAATAAAATAGATGATTTTTTGAGTATTATTTCATATTTTTCTGTCAATTTTGATTCCCAGTGAGTTATATTCAGCGAATTATGATAGCATTATTAGTGTAAAAAACCATTAAGGCTTTCATGTTAGAGAATTTTAGTTTTACCAAAAGATATATTTTAGCACTGAGTATTATTGCTCTTTTATCCATTTTAGCATTTGTGAATTTAAGTAAACTGTTAACGATACAATCAAGCGATGCACGCATTGTCAATATGAGTGGTAATCAAAAAATCATTACACGAGAAATTGCCTATTTTGCTATCTATTATAAAATTGATCAACTCAAAGATAAAATAGAGGAGATGGAGAAAACCCATAATGAATTGATTTCATTGGAAATGTCAGAAGCGTTGAAAAATATTTATTATGGTGAACAAATCAATTTAGATAAGAAAGTTCGTGCATACTTACAACATGCAAAAAGTTTTTATGAAAAACGAGATGGAAAAAGCCAAAATTATGTTTTAAAAAGCTCTGAAAACCTTCTTGTGGATTTAGAAAAAGCAGTTTCAATCTATTTGGAAGAGGCACAAGCAAATACAAAAAAAGTTCAACAAGTTGAAACCTTTATTCTTATTATGACACTTTTAACGCTTCTTTTTGAAGCCATTTTTATCTTTATGCCAGCAAATAAAAGTATCAATAAACGAACCAATGAATTAATCAGAGAAAAAGAGTTTTCAAATGCTGTTATTGAATCAAGTCCCAATGCAATTATCACTTTGGACAGTGATTTAAAAATAAGAACATTTAATAAAGAAGCAGAAAAGATTTTTCATTATACAAAAGAAGAGATGTTAGGTGAGCGTTTTTTGGGTCGATTGATTCCCAATAGTGATATTATGAAGACTTCTAACGTCAGAGAATATCATGAAATTGAAGCTGTTACAAAAGAGGGCCGAAGTTTCCCTGTACGTATATCTTTTGGTACCAGTGGAGAAAACAAAGATATTGCCATTGTTGCTAACATTCAAGACATCTCAAATGAAAAATTAAATAATGAAATTTTAGAACAACAATCTAAATTAGCCGTTTTAGGTGAAATGATTGCAATTATAGCTCATCAATGGCGACAACCTTTATCACAATTAAGTTTTAATTGTATGTATATCAAAAAGAAAACTGAAGATCCAGATATCATAAATGAGTCTATTGAAAATGAAGAGATTATTCAATTTATGTCTGAAACTATCAATAATTTTCAAGACTTTTATAAAAAAACAGATGATGCCATTTTTAATCCTGTTGTTTCAATCAATCAAGCTTTAAAAATTGTGGATTCAATTTTAGAATTACATCAAGTTCAGCTTATAAAAGAGATAGAATCAACAATAAAAATATATGGGAATGCGAATAGTTTAGCACACATTATTTTGTCGATAATACAGAATACCATTGATATTATTCGAGTCAGTAAAGTTACAAATCCTTGCATAAAAATTACTCTTCAAGATAGTCCAAAAAATATAATTTTAAGCATACAAGATAACGCTGGAGGCATTAAAGTTAATCCAATTGATGATATTTTTAAACCATTTCATTCAAAAAAAGAGAAACCTTCCACAGGAATTGGATTGTATATGTCAAAAATGATTATTAAAGATCATTTTAAAGGTTCAATCAGTGCAACCAATAAAGACACTGGAGCAGAGTTTTTAATTTGTCTTCCTCATTAAGTTCACTTTAGTGAACATGAGCATGGAATAAATATTAGAAAATTACTTTAGCATTTCATAAAAAGAATCATCTGAAATCATATTATCTTTATTTAAATAACCCTGGTCTTTAAGCTTTCTTAGTGATCTTGATAATGTTGCAGGTGCCATATTTAAAATATTAGCAATGTCTGAATGTTTTTTTTCAACCAAGATATATGGGGATTCTTTTAAGAGTGAACATACTTTTTGTGTAGCATCAAATACCAAATTACGATGAATGGTTTGTTCCAAAGTCTTCATTTTTTTAATAAGTGATCCCATGAGATGAAATGATAAATGAGCGTTGTTTTGTAAAAGTGAAATAAACATCTCTTTTTTTAAAACGGCAATTTTTGACATACTGCTTGTACTGATTGCTGTTGCAGGAAAAGTGGATTCTTGAAAGGTAGCCATTTCTGCAAAAATAGTTGGTTTATTGAACGTATGCATAATAATTTGATTTCCCAAAGGTCCCGTTTTATAGAGTTTCAAATTTCCTTGAAGTAAAATATAAAACGATTTTGCAACATCTCCTTCATAAAATAGTACATTGTCTTTATACAGTGTGATGATTTTGCAAGCATTGCTTATTAATTGAATCTCTTCATCACTTAAATATTTAAAAAAATCTATTTTCTTTAATATCTCTTTAGGCATAAAAAATCATAACTTAATCATACTTAAGAATTCTTGATTTAAGTCATTGATAATTAAAATCATTTTCATTATGATTTCAAAAAATATGATTTAGGATAGAGATGAAATTTATATTTAAGATACTTAAAGACTTTCCTTCTTATGTGTGGAGTGGTTGGGGATCCATTGCTTCGATTTGTCTTTTTTTTGCTTTGTGGGATTTTGGAAATCAACTATATGGCAACCTTGTTTTACCAAATCCCAAAGAAACAATCGCAACTTTATTATCTGTTATTTTAAATGATGAAATGCTTACAACTATAGGGATTACAATAAAAAGAGCTTTTATAGGTTTTTTTATATCTCTTATATTTGGTTCGTTTTTGGGACTGCTTGCTGGACTTTTTGCAACCGCATCCATGATGAGCAGACCAATTGTTACCATACTTGTGGGAATGCCTCCTATTGCATGGATTGTTTTAGCAATGATTTGGTTTGGTATGAGTGATATGACGGTCATTTTCACAGTAATTGTGGCTTCTTTCCCTATTGTTTTTGTGGGAGCTTTACAAGGAACCAGAACTTTAGAAGGAGATTTAAAAGAGATGGCTGATAGTTTTAATCTCTCTTTCAAAATGAAAATGTTTGATTTATATTTCCCTCATATTTTCTCTTATGTATTTCCAGCTTGGATCAGTGCCTTAGGTATGTCTTGGAAAATTGTTGTCATGGCAGAACTCCTTTCATCAAATGAAGGAATAGGGGCAAGTTTAGCAATTGCTAGAAGTCAATTAGACACACCAATGGCTCTTTCCCTTGTTTTAATTATGGTTGGCAGTCTGCTTTTGATTGAATATTTAATTTTAGAACCAATAAAAAGAGAGGTTGAAGCATGGAGAGATTAGAACAACTATCAGTTAAA
This genomic window from Candidatus Marinarcus aquaticus contains:
- a CDS encoding ABC transporter ATP-binding protein, encoding MIDIQNLTKQFGSHISLDNVTTQIKKNDYTALMGPNGAGKTTLIRSIMGYYHPSSGSVHINGLDPIKNRTKVLDSIAFVPQLPPPIKLSLNELMKYIHASSNVNIEEIMHYANEMKLDINANLNKSFFKLSGGMKQKMLIAISLAKNSEIIIYDEPTANLDPKARDDFYRLLKDNEKERISLFVTHRLDEIKDIVNREIYMDLGKIISDEKI
- a CDS encoding NapH/MauN family ferredoxin-type protein; translated protein: MDKWNNKETINKSSFISTFFDKTKDGKTKFSYRMKRWIVIISIHLLFFLSFAIDIQTLEGTLNGSRFLGFHLIDPFTTIQMYLATYHMPVNIIIGTTTILFFYLLIGGRSYCAWVCPYGLLSEIGEKIHNTLVHKKIIKERRFDHRVRHIFWIMFMIMAFTSGYLVFETFNVVGILSRFIAYGWSLALSWVLIIFLIEVFYSRRAWCTYICPIGTTYGYIGKISGLRVEWNDNCDHCMVCHDVCFENQVLELTKAKYDEQRKEKGIKKQYVTGADCTLCGRCIDVCHSDALKFDFRLKGLI
- a CDS encoding c-type cytochrome: MKRTIALIATVVVLGLMIYTFLKGPAYQGGKAGHIIEDLKTLEQKAKIEPIKEKDIGQEKLKALRDKAGNTSSFEVSNSYRKKCASCHGVDGSGTQNGKKLMGPAIIGQSEETLLKKLNDFKAGRKENLIMKGLLMNLSQEELKEFAKEISEFKARQDALK
- a CDS encoding c-type cytochrome produces the protein MIKNILFPLAVILLISGCGEKKDEKTNAKMIQTQEPLKIEVEESSNTKEIKVALKNEKSKENETYYFNYGIKSEYDPNAKPANKDAAIRVKPRNSIDANMHVRSPYEEVKISMLVKRLSKEFIVKCSACHNDYANGVIGPSLLGKDDTFIYESIMKFRNNKDANVLMTDLVNQMTKEEIQRIATEIYEFNQQIKDLK
- a CDS encoding 4Fe-4S dicluster domain-containing protein gives rise to the protein MANIKEDRRQFLKFSTLGILGLTLGAGMVISPYALQAEMRLRPPGAVKENEFLALCIKCGQCLQVCPYHSIKLSDMAKGHGIGTPYIDARERGCYSCTAVPCVLACPSGALDHKTEKPEDIKMGIAVLEFPDRCLARTNTPVPKGHSKRVHDFTNNQNNVTQLEIDLLNKLDEFEGKQCTICADMCPIPNPLSAISMIGDGEGKKPEVYDGCIGCGACEELCPANEAAIVIKPRMSYDDYYIKGSNS
- the nosD gene encoding nitrous oxide reductase family maturation protein NosD, with amino-acid sequence MLKILIATLLLFINFCHANLLQEAINKAKEGSILKLPKGVYKGKITIDKPLSIIGKEDGVIIDGLGEGTVVTINSAYVTLKNLTIQNSGSRHENVDAGVRIENSQQSEISDCIIRDSLFGIDMATTNNSIISNNNITSKSLPLGLRGDGLRIWYSNDNIITKNRLVKSRDMVVWYSHGNQITENYGEHNRYSLHFMYAGKNFVHNNTYEFNSVGIFFMYSKDTIATGNVVKSSLGATGMGIGLKDVSNFTLKNNTVIYNAIGVYVDRSPFEPDTNNWIENNHILYNSEAIHFHSLSENNVIKQNAIVGNIEDIVNDSRGARTHQNEIVNNYWDNYEGFDRNGDNIGDTPHKVYQYADQLWVYNSDVKFFYGSPVISLLNFLAKLAPFSEPVFLMEDTQPKLKQ
- a CDS encoding cytochrome C; amino-acid sequence: MHSSFIKSKVYASLALILLTLAFTFPMIAFHGTLNAIDEDRIEEISPLAIKTWNFYNQGRYKSTTTPKEAHNDLEKMIENAAEIGVASLPIWSCSLEAPNYPKKAFPEGIPVFFHFDGFSGEVHEMNTINHYVGMDPMWRGGIFEREIGIYALLGLSLFMVYFILFHKKILTYFMYIPTALPLIFIADYSYWLYWFGHNLHDWGAFKIKPFMPTVFGDGKIAQFTTHSYPTIGFYVILAIGFFSLLSILSKNKAMRETGMNYKV
- the nosZ gene encoding Sec-dependent nitrous-oxide reductase, with translation MKKSHIKLSTLVLGTALTASVASGATNELSKVMKERGLSEIDVIRAAKTYNPTGVKDKYVVFSSGGQSGQVIVYGVPSMRILKYIGVFTPEPWQGYGFDKDSLEVLRQGNIRGREINWGDTHHPALSEIDGKYDGKWLAINDKANPRIAIIDLSDFETKQIVPNPVFKSDHGGAFFTPNSEYIIEASQYAAPYDNAYHPIEEYKETYRGGVTMWKFDNKIGRIMPKDSFTIEFPPYHQDLSDAGKGVSYGWGFTNSFNTEMYTGGIEVGMPPNEAGMSRNDTDFLHVYNWEKLAELAKNPKNVKIINDHKVIPIDIAVKNDALFLIPEPKSPHGVDVDPTGQYLVVCGKLDTHASVYDFKKIQKLIKNKEFAGKDPYGIPILDMKKSLHGQVELGLGPLHNQYSPVDGEIYTSLYVDSQVVKWNFKELKVIDKENVHYNIGHLAGMEGKSADPQGDYIIALNKLAIDRFQNVGPLHPQNHQLIDISGKTMDLLVDMPLPLGEPHQAVAIRASKLHPHVRYKMGTNSKTGQQHIGKTLAGEERIERDGKNVTVYATLVRSHINPERITVNKGDHVTIHMTNLERAQDETHGFTIDNYNIHGSLEPGETATLEFEADIEGVFPYYCTEFCSALHLEMMGYMMVKDPNKKYVSAQKLKMKSMSAEELKAEYDKTVAVNNSTDAVIQSVVKFLKDNNYQDHKVVANLVTDAFDQYNQIPEQKKKANEALKAGDTEKAILFENMIWQLMVKTADVGIRAKDVLVRKIATKQSAAAARGEVAFAEGGCNGCHVIGKVSSGPDLTGVLLRHENGEQWVSNFILGPEKMYDDPYVKGMIDYFNLKMPNQHMTKEETKDIIEYLKWIEENANLF
- a CDS encoding response regulator transcription factor, with protein sequence MTEKYEIILKKSSILLAEDEDKLRESFKKVLLLYVEKVYTASNGEEALNLYKKHQPDILITDLKMPIINGLDLIKLIREENEEIPIIVTSAYTDQTFLLESIKLSLVEYVVKPIRESCLSDLLTRCAKTLLKNSKTIIHFDKDTLYDYSNKTFSHKNKSVLLTNKEVEFIEILLAHRGTLVTKREIESKLYIYEEAPLSALKNLVFKLRKKLDTDIIQTVSKLGYMIK